A region from the Phycisphaerae bacterium genome encodes:
- a CDS encoding DUF4160 domain-containing protein, whose protein sequence is MPELSRFFGIVIAMYYNDHDPPHFHARYGSRKATFAIDDLRLLDGDIGPRAHGLVVEWGRLHKEELAEAWELSREHKPLAAIPPLE, encoded by the coding sequence ATGCCGGAACTCAGCCGTTTCTTCGGGATAGTCATTGCAATGTACTACAATGATCATGACCCACCGCACTTCCACGCACGATATGGATCGCGAAAGGCAACGTTTGCGATTGACGATCTGAGACTGCTGGACGGGGATATCGGGCCGCGTGCGCACGGCTTGGTGGTTGAATGGGGTCGCCTGCACAAAGAGGAGTTAGCGGAAGCATGGGAACTATCACGTGAACATAAACCGCTCGCTGCAATTCCTCCGCTGGAGTAA
- a CDS encoding transposase, with translation MKIDRTRQWTIEAVEFARGKHGFHLWAYVIMPEHVHLLIYPQTPEYRIRSILTSLKQPLAKRAINYMRMYEPSFLERLSDRQPNGRTSIRFWQRGGGYDRNLWSQRLVWETID, from the coding sequence TTGAAAATCGATCGTACCCGGCAATGGACGATCGAGGCTGTAGAATTTGCCAGGGGGAAGCACGGCTTTCACCTCTGGGCCTATGTGATCATGCCGGAACATGTTCATCTTCTCATTTATCCGCAGACACCCGAATATCGAATCAGGTCGATTCTCACCTCCCTGAAACAGCCGCTGGCCAAACGGGCAATCAACTACATGCGCATGTATGAGCCCTCGTTCCTTGAAAGGCTGTCTGACCGGCAACCCAACGGGCGGACATCCATCCGTTTCTGGCAGCGCGGAGGCGGCTACGACCGCAACCTCTGGTCGCAGCGGCTCGTTTGGGAGACCATCGACTAA
- a CDS encoding class II fumarate hydratase, which yields MTTDQARIEKDSMGEMTVPDWALWGAQTQRAVENFPISGYRFGRRFIRAMGLIKQAAAKVNLELGKLDPERTHFIATAAQDVIDGKLDKHFVLDIYQTGSGTSTNMNANEVISNRAIQLAGGKVGSREPVHPNDHVNMGQSSNDVIPGAIHVALAEALKYDLIPALEHLHQQLHKKATAFDAIVKIGRTHLQDATPVRLGQEFAGYARQAQLAAQRATRAVEALRELPIGGTAVGTGINTHPEFGRRIAAELTKATNIPFTEAEDHFEAQAAKDAVAEASGLLKATAVGMAKVANDIRLLGSGPRCGIGELKLPATQPGSSIMPGKVNPVMSEMLVQVCGQVIAADVATTLACRESFFELNVGMPLMAHNLLEGIRLLTNGVRTFADRCVAGIEADTERCAALIEGSLAMCTSLAPKIGYDQAAAIAKEAYASGKTVRQVAREKKVLSDADLDHTLDPMSMTKPG from the coding sequence ATGACCACCGACCAGGCACGCATCGAGAAGGACAGCATGGGCGAGATGACCGTTCCCGACTGGGCCCTGTGGGGCGCACAGACGCAGCGGGCGGTGGAGAACTTCCCCATCAGCGGGTACCGCTTCGGGCGGCGGTTCATCCGGGCCATGGGGCTGATCAAGCAGGCGGCGGCCAAGGTCAACCTCGAACTGGGCAAGCTCGATCCGGAGCGGACGCATTTCATCGCCACGGCCGCGCAGGATGTCATCGACGGCAAGCTCGACAAGCACTTCGTCCTGGACATCTACCAGACCGGCTCGGGCACCTCCACCAACATGAACGCCAACGAGGTGATCTCCAACCGGGCGATCCAACTCGCCGGCGGCAAGGTCGGCTCGCGCGAGCCGGTGCATCCCAACGACCACGTCAACATGGGGCAGTCGTCCAACGACGTGATTCCCGGCGCGATTCACGTCGCCCTGGCCGAGGCGCTGAAGTACGACCTCATCCCCGCGCTGGAGCATCTTCACCAGCAGCTTCACAAGAAGGCGACGGCATTCGACGCCATCGTCAAGATCGGGCGCACGCACCTTCAGGACGCCACGCCGGTTCGGCTCGGACAGGAATTCGCGGGGTATGCCCGGCAGGCGCAGCTCGCCGCGCAGCGCGCCACCCGCGCCGTGGAAGCCCTGCGCGAACTGCCCATCGGCGGCACAGCCGTCGGCACGGGCATCAACACGCATCCGGAATTCGGGCGGCGCATCGCCGCGGAACTGACCAAGGCGACGAACATTCCGTTTACCGAGGCCGAGGACCACTTCGAAGCCCAAGCCGCCAAGGACGCCGTGGCGGAGGCTAGCGGTTTGCTGAAGGCGACCGCCGTCGGCATGGCCAAGGTCGCCAACGACATCCGCCTGCTGGGCTCAGGTCCGCGCTGCGGCATCGGGGAGCTCAAGCTGCCCGCGACGCAGCCCGGAAGCAGCATCATGCCCGGCAAGGTGAACCCGGTAATGAGCGAGATGCTCGTGCAGGTCTGCGGGCAGGTCATCGCTGCGGACGTGGCGACGACGCTAGCTTGCCGTGAGAGCTTTTTCGAGCTCAACGTGGGCATGCCCCTGATGGCCCACAACCTGCTCGAGGGCATCCGCCTGCTGACCAACGGTGTGCGTACGTTTGCGGATCGCTGCGTGGCGGGGATCGAGGCCGACACCGAGCGCTGCGCCGCGCTGATCGAGGGCTCGCTGGCCATGTGCACGTCGCTGGCTCCCAAGATCGGTTACGACCAGGCCGCGGCCATCGCCAAGGAAGCGTACGCCTCTGGCAAGACCGTCCGCCAAGTCGCCCGGGAGAAGAAGGTTCTCTCCGACGCCGATCTCGATCACACGCTCGATCCGATGTCGATGACGAAGCCGGGGTAG
- a CDS encoding ABC transporter permease: MASATTASLTPRHAWRRFLRHRAACIGLVLLALLAAISLLTLPVTWSWHDVQALTSAIRHPPALSPAVDRETYLNAGDGHQGWERDILYHTVSWLGHDDLGRSLLMRLMPAFLVSLGIGLGAAIMALIIGTAWGATAGLIGGRVDAALMRIVDVLFGLPYILMVILLKVALTRPLTALLGESATLANLVILLAAIGGVSWLTLARVVRGQVLALRELTFVEAARAAGAGPLYIFRRHILPHLLGPIVVYTALVVPQAILQESFLSFLGIGVQQPTPSLGRLAADGVEAVNTFVDFWWLLVYPCATLVITLLALNFISDGLRDALDPRSREATLV, encoded by the coding sequence ATGGCCTCCGCGACGACGGCAAGCCTCACCCCCCGACACGCCTGGCGGCGCTTCCTCCGCCACCGCGCCGCCTGCATCGGCCTGGTTCTGCTCGCGCTGCTCGCGGCTATTTCCCTGCTCACCCTGCCGGTGACATGGTCCTGGCACGACGTCCAGGCGTTGACTTCGGCGATCCGCCACCCGCCGGCCCTGAGCCCGGCCGTCGATCGAGAAACGTACCTCAACGCCGGCGACGGCCACCAAGGTTGGGAGCGCGACATCCTCTACCACACCGTCTCCTGGCTCGGCCACGACGACCTCGGCCGCAGCCTGCTCATGCGCCTGATGCCCGCGTTTCTCGTCAGCCTCGGCATCGGACTCGGTGCCGCGATCATGGCACTCATCATCGGAACCGCGTGGGGAGCCACGGCCGGTCTGATCGGCGGGCGCGTCGACGCCGCCCTCATGCGCATCGTCGATGTGCTCTTCGGCCTGCCCTACATCCTCATGGTGATCCTGCTCAAGGTCGCACTCACCCGCCCGCTGACCGCGCTCCTCGGCGAAAGCGCCACGCTCGCCAATCTCGTGATCCTGCTTGCGGCCATCGGCGGCGTGAGCTGGCTCACCCTCGCCCGCGTCGTCCGCGGACAGGTGCTCGCCCTGCGCGAGCTGACCTTCGTCGAAGCCGCCCGCGCCGCCGGCGCCGGTCCGCTCTACATCTTCCGCCGACACATCCTCCCCCACCTCCTCGGACCCATCGTCGTCTACACCGCCCTCGTCGTCCCCCAGGCCATCCTCCAGGAGTCCTTCCTCAGCTTCCTCGGCATCGGCGTGCAGCAGCCCACACCCTCCCTCGGACGACTCGCGGCCGACGGCGTCGAAGCGGTCAACACCTTCGTCGATTTCTGGTGGCTGCTCGTCTACCCCTGCGCGACCCTGGTGATCACCCTTCTCGCCCTGAACTTCATCAGCGACGGCCTCCGCGACGCCCTCGATCCGCGATCGAGAGAGGCGACGTTGGTGTAG
- a CDS encoding peptide ABC transporter substrate-binding protein has translation MFRALVIAPGLLAAMVLGFFAFGTSRPKADLTYVNPSGIHTLDPARMSWTQDFRVALNIWEGLTTSDSPTTEPVAGAAEFPPSVSADGLSWTFTIRSDARWSNGDPVTAMDFLRGWRRGMEPGTATDYVFLFADHIAGADEYIRWRQHGVAVLTALSRAAAGWKLSPEQAEALAHDETLPEIRAALHGADADAPGEQIAKALHDSDLDWSAFHSRHFELHASELETRFSAVGIRALDARTLEVRLKEPCPYLLDLTAFPSFLPCHESIERLRQRFRGAPITGQGLVVYDPQWTKPDYHQNDYPGLITNGPYRLAAWDFKRRARLEVNPFYRDAAATTCRTVDMLVYENLSAALMAYEAGEVDFLPAMDVPYDHEIARLAQSGQRPDFKLCHVLATYFFNFNCASPTVNGRANPFVDARVRRAFALAVDKDALVEHVLRRGDRVAHSLVPPHSIAGYEPPPGLGYDVDRARALLAEAGYPGGAGLPPVELLYVPADERVCQAVARMWERDLGVRIERRALESRTFAEEKANQRFMIARGNWYADYYDPTTFLDCYANGNGNNDSAFSNPEYDALLDRAAHLRDPVKRMRALADAEALLVEEELPLLPILHYAQPIAVQPWVHGIEPNPRLRFFFRHVTVHR, from the coding sequence ATGTTCCGCGCGCTCGTTATCGCTCCCGGTTTGCTGGCGGCGATGGTCCTGGGTTTCTTTGCCTTCGGCACCAGCCGGCCCAAGGCCGACCTCACCTACGTCAACCCCTCCGGCATCCACACCCTCGACCCCGCGCGGATGAGCTGGACCCAGGATTTCCGCGTCGCCCTGAATATCTGGGAAGGTCTGACCACATCCGACTCGCCGACAACGGAGCCGGTTGCCGGCGCGGCCGAATTCCCCCCATCCGTGAGCGCAGACGGACTTTCGTGGACATTCACGATCCGCAGTGACGCCCGTTGGTCGAACGGCGATCCGGTCACCGCAATGGACTTCCTCCGCGGGTGGCGCCGCGGCATGGAACCCGGCACCGCCACGGACTACGTCTTCCTCTTCGCGGACCACATCGCGGGAGCCGACGAGTACATCCGCTGGCGACAGCATGGTGTTGCGGTTTTGACTGCCCTCTCCCGGGCAGCCGCAGGGTGGAAACTCTCGCCCGAACAAGCCGAAGCGCTGGCGCATGACGAAACGCTGCCGGAAATTCGAGCCGCCCTGCACGGCGCCGATGCCGACGCCCCGGGAGAGCAGATCGCCAAAGCTTTGCACGACAGCGATCTGGACTGGTCGGCGTTTCACTCCCGCCACTTCGAGCTTCACGCAAGCGAATTGGAAACCCGCTTCTCGGCCGTGGGCATTCGCGCCCTCGATGCGCGCACGCTGGAAGTCCGTCTGAAGGAGCCCTGCCCGTATTTGCTCGACCTGACCGCCTTCCCCTCGTTCCTGCCATGCCATGAGAGCATCGAGCGACTGCGGCAGCGATTTCGGGGTGCGCCCATCACCGGGCAAGGCCTGGTGGTCTACGACCCGCAGTGGACCAAGCCCGACTACCACCAGAATGACTACCCGGGCCTCATTACCAACGGTCCGTATCGGCTCGCCGCGTGGGACTTCAAACGCCGCGCCCGGCTGGAGGTCAACCCGTTCTATCGCGACGCCGCGGCAACTACCTGCCGCACCGTCGACATGCTCGTCTACGAAAACCTCAGCGCCGCGCTCATGGCCTACGAAGCGGGCGAGGTAGACTTCCTGCCCGCAATGGACGTGCCCTACGATCACGAGATCGCGCGACTCGCCCAAAGCGGCCAGCGCCCCGATTTCAAGCTGTGCCACGTGCTGGCCACGTACTTCTTCAACTTCAATTGCGCCAGCCCGACGGTCAACGGCCGCGCAAATCCGTTCGTCGACGCCCGCGTCCGTCGTGCGTTCGCCCTGGCCGTGGACAAGGACGCCCTTGTCGAGCACGTGCTGCGCCGCGGCGATCGCGTCGCGCACTCCCTCGTTCCGCCGCATTCGATCGCCGGATACGAACCGCCACCTGGCCTGGGCTACGATGTGGATCGCGCCCGCGCCCTGCTCGCCGAAGCCGGCTATCCCGGCGGCGCGGGTCTGCCGCCGGTCGAACTCCTCTACGTCCCCGCCGACGAACGCGTCTGCCAGGCCGTGGCCCGCATGTGGGAGCGCGACCTCGGCGTGCGCATCGAGCGACGCGCCTTGGAATCACGCACCTTCGCCGAGGAAAAAGCCAACCAACGCTTCATGATCGCCCGCGGAAACTGGTACGCCGATTACTACGACCCCACGACATTCCTCGACTGCTACGCCAACGGCAACGGCAACAACGACAGCGCCTTCAGCAACCCCGAGTACGACGCCCTGCTCGATCGCGCCGCGCACCTCCGCGACCCCGTCAAGCGCATGCGCGCCCTGGCCGACGCCGAAGCGCTCCTCGTCGAAGAGGAGCTCCCCCTGCTGCCCATCCTGCACTACGCCCAGCCGATCGCCGTCCAGCCCTGGGTCCACGGCATCGAACCCAATCCTCGCTTGCGTTTCTTCTTCCGCCATGTGACCGTACATCGATGA
- the mnmA gene encoding tRNA 2-thiouridine(34) synthase MnmA, whose protein sequence is MGQNREKVVVAMSGGVDSSVAAALLVEQGYEVVGLFMRVGSHAGERQQARGNGQQERTCDVRIENDSTAPISLAPSTTNIEDVRQGTHPTKNAAQETPAGRERRGCCSAADAGDARFVAGKLGVPFYALNFEADFARIIDHFAAEYAAGRTPNPCVTCNDQLKFGKLLDYADAVGAKYVATGHYARIGERAGRRVLCRARDARKDQSYVLFGVRRPVLDRVIFPLGDLIKDDVRRIAAEHGFPNADKPDSVEICFVPNDDYTEVVRARRPEAFVPGEVVDPTGKVIGRHEGIGNYTIGQRRGLGIAAGRPVYVTALNVLSNTVTLGDAEHLHSPSLIAERCNFLVDIHDLQDFPRDANGGFRAAVKIRYLHTAAPATVHPLEGGRARVVFDEPQRAVTPGQAAVFYDGDVVLGGGWIEREE, encoded by the coding sequence ATGGGCCAGAACCGCGAAAAAGTCGTCGTCGCCATGAGCGGCGGGGTGGATTCCAGCGTGGCCGCCGCCCTGCTCGTCGAGCAGGGCTACGAGGTCGTCGGGCTCTTCATGCGCGTAGGGAGCCACGCCGGGGAGAGGCAACAGGCAAGGGGCAACGGGCAACAGGAAAGAACTTGCGACGTTCGGATCGAGAACGACTCGACGGCGCCAATCAGCTTGGCCCCCTCGACTACGAATATCGAGGACGTGCGTCAGGGGACGCACCCTACGAAGAATGCCGCTCAGGAAACTCCCGCCGGACGCGAGCGCCGCGGCTGCTGTAGCGCGGCCGACGCCGGCGACGCGCGATTCGTCGCCGGCAAGCTCGGCGTGCCCTTCTACGCCCTGAACTTCGAGGCTGACTTCGCCAGGATCATCGATCACTTCGCGGCCGAGTACGCGGCCGGACGCACGCCCAACCCCTGCGTCACCTGCAACGACCAGCTCAAGTTCGGCAAGCTGCTGGACTACGCCGACGCCGTGGGTGCGAAGTACGTCGCCACCGGCCACTACGCCCGCATCGGCGAGCGCGCCGGCCGGCGGGTCCTCTGCCGCGCCCGCGACGCCCGCAAGGATCAATCCTATGTGCTGTTCGGCGTCCGCCGGCCCGTGCTCGACAGGGTGATCTTCCCGCTGGGCGATCTCATCAAGGACGACGTCCGCCGCATCGCCGCGGAGCACGGCTTCCCCAACGCGGACAAGCCCGATTCGGTCGAGATCTGCTTCGTACCCAACGACGACTACACCGAAGTCGTTCGCGCCCGCCGTCCCGAAGCGTTCGTGCCCGGGGAGGTGGTCGATCCCACGGGCAAGGTCATCGGCCGGCACGAGGGCATTGGCAATTACACCATCGGCCAGCGCCGCGGGCTGGGCATCGCCGCGGGACGCCCGGTCTACGTTACGGCGCTCAACGTGCTCAGCAACACCGTCACGCTGGGCGATGCCGAGCACCTGCACAGTCCGTCGCTCATCGCCGAGCGCTGCAACTTTCTTGTTGATATCCACGACCTGCAAGACTTCCCGCGCGACGCAAACGGGGGATTCCGCGCGGCGGTGAAAATCCGCTACCTGCACACGGCCGCGCCCGCGACGGTACATCCACTCGAAGGCGGCCGGGCACGCGTGGTGTTCGATGAGCCTCAGCGGGCCGTCACGCCCGGACAGGCCGCGGTGTTCTACGACGGTGACGTGGTGCTCGGCGGAGGATGGATCGAGCGCGAGGAATGA
- a CDS encoding ClbS/DfsB family four-helix bundle protein: MKFASKQAFLEDVENSWEALAVLLKQITDESLARPGLYAEVRGGVDVLTHVHEWHNMCLRWYRDGLKGMPEMPAPGFTWGQCPALNEHIYEQYKDVSPDEARRKLRASHRKVLKLLEARSERELLEPGYYAWCGKARKLPLTSYFHPNTSGHYRWAQKKLKRLVQQGQPTGQRSTRRRL, from the coding sequence ATGAAATTCGCCTCCAAACAGGCTTTCCTTGAAGACGTTGAGAATTCATGGGAGGCGCTCGCCGTCCTCTTGAAGCAAATCACCGATGAAAGCCTCGCCCGGCCGGGGCTCTATGCCGAAGTCCGTGGCGGCGTGGACGTGCTCACGCACGTGCACGAATGGCACAACATGTGCCTGCGCTGGTACCGGGACGGGCTGAAAGGCATGCCGGAGATGCCCGCGCCGGGATTCACGTGGGGGCAGTGCCCGGCGCTCAACGAACACATTTACGAGCAATACAAAGATGTCTCGCCGGACGAGGCTCGCCGCAAGCTGCGCGCGTCGCACCGGAAGGTGCTTAAGCTGCTGGAAGCCCGGTCCGAACGAGAGCTGTTGGAGCCGGGTTACTACGCGTGGTGCGGCAAGGCCCGCAAGCTCCCGCTGACGAGTTATTTCCATCCCAACACCAGCGGACACTACCGCTGGGCGCAGAAGAAGCTGAAGCGGCTTGTGCAGCAGGGTCAGCCGACGGGGCAACGCTCAACGCGCCGACGCCTGTAA
- the mutS gene encoding DNA mismatch repair protein MutS, producing the protein MRQYVEQKARVGDAVLLFRMGDFYETFYDDAVLCSKVLGIALTTRDRNSPNPVPLAGIPHHALESYLKKLVAAGHRVAISEQLENPKQAKGVVKRDVVRIVTAGTLTDDALLPGSEDCVLAAICLRGDDTGLALVELASGRFEVVDLTRDTLLDELVRAAPAELLIDDDRQGDAAKLGEQLRHACDTMLSRRPAHEFAASTAERVLLDHLGVATLAGFGFEESGAGVCAAGVLVQYLRETQRTALTHITALRRRGSNDALQIDHATWRSLEIDRTLRSGSREGTLLHAIDRTVHPAGTRRLRHWLRAPLIDADAIVARQDAVAFLLDQNLVRRRLRERLRQMSDVERIASRVALRRASPRDLAALGRTLRTLPSLAEPLTDSRVALLAAIAADLTGLGDLAEYLAGAVLDDPPPHAREGGYIADGFDAELDRLRSIGRDGQSWLTDFQRREVQRTGIPQLKVGFNRVFGYYIEVSHAARAEVPAEYIRKQTIKNAERYITEELKNHEQEVLTAAERAVEREAILFEQVIARVAERMQPLLALADALGRLDVLAGMAEFASQRRCVQPEIVEGNTLDIRDGRHPVLDQTLGDAFVPNDTLLADPDARLFVITGPNMAGKSTYIRQVALLTLLAQIGAFVPARSMRFSLADRLFARVGASDEIMRGQSTFMVEMTEAANILHHATSRSLVVLDELGRGTSTFDGLALAWAITEHLANAVRCRCLIATHYHEMTELAELLSGVKNYNVAVRELPAERGRESGIVFLHRIVEGGASQSYGLHVARLAGIPREVVSRGREVLDELQRGFERESRTPQLSRGRSREDDQMMLFRDPAEELARELDAVDPDRITPLEALRRIQEWKERLRRPSSQ; encoded by the coding sequence ATGCGCCAATATGTGGAGCAGAAAGCCCGCGTGGGCGACGCCGTGCTGCTCTTCCGCATGGGCGACTTCTACGAGACCTTCTACGACGACGCCGTGCTCTGCTCGAAGGTGCTGGGCATCGCCCTGACCACCCGCGACCGCAACAGCCCGAATCCCGTGCCGCTGGCGGGCATTCCGCACCACGCCCTGGAGAGCTACCTCAAGAAGCTCGTCGCCGCGGGCCATCGCGTGGCCATCTCCGAGCAGCTCGAGAACCCCAAACAGGCCAAGGGCGTGGTCAAGCGCGACGTGGTCCGTATCGTCACCGCGGGCACGCTCACCGACGACGCCCTGCTGCCCGGCAGCGAAGACTGCGTGCTGGCAGCCATCTGCCTGCGCGGCGATGACACAGGTCTGGCACTGGTTGAACTGGCGAGCGGGCGGTTCGAAGTGGTCGACTTGACCCGCGACACGCTGCTGGACGAACTTGTCCGCGCCGCCCCGGCCGAGTTGTTGATTGACGACGATCGCCAGGGCGACGCCGCCAAGCTCGGCGAACAACTCCGCCACGCCTGCGACACCATGCTCTCGCGCCGCCCGGCCCACGAATTTGCCGCCTCCACCGCCGAGCGCGTTCTCTTGGATCACCTCGGCGTGGCGACGCTCGCCGGATTCGGCTTCGAGGAATCGGGCGCGGGTGTTTGCGCTGCGGGCGTGCTTGTGCAATACCTCCGCGAGACGCAGCGCACGGCGCTGACCCACATCACCGCTCTGCGCCGCCGGGGCAGCAACGACGCCCTTCAGATCGACCACGCCACCTGGCGTTCGCTGGAGATCGACCGCACGCTCCGCTCCGGTTCGCGTGAGGGCACGCTGCTGCACGCCATCGACCGCACCGTTCACCCAGCCGGTACACGCCGCCTGCGGCACTGGCTTCGCGCCCCGCTGATCGACGCCGACGCCATCGTCGCCCGGCAGGATGCCGTCGCCTTTTTGCTCGATCAGAACCTCGTCCGGCGGCGACTCCGCGAGCGGCTCCGCCAGATGTCCGACGTGGAGCGCATCGCCTCCCGCGTGGCCTTGCGCCGGGCGTCACCGCGCGACTTGGCCGCGCTGGGTCGAACCCTGCGGACGTTGCCGTCACTGGCCGAGCCGCTGACTGACAGTCGCGTGGCCTTGCTTGCGGCGATCGCCGCCGACCTGACCGGATTGGGTGATCTCGCGGAATACCTGGCCGGCGCCGTGCTCGACGATCCGCCGCCGCACGCACGCGAAGGCGGCTACATCGCCGACGGCTTCGACGCCGAGCTCGACCGCCTCCGTTCCATCGGGCGCGACGGCCAGAGCTGGCTCACCGACTTCCAACGGAGGGAAGTCCAGCGCACGGGCATCCCGCAGCTCAAGGTCGGGTTCAACCGCGTGTTCGGCTACTATATCGAGGTCTCGCACGCCGCCCGGGCGGAGGTGCCGGCCGAGTACATCCGCAAGCAGACCATCAAGAACGCCGAGCGCTACATCACCGAGGAACTCAAGAATCACGAGCAGGAAGTGCTCACCGCCGCCGAGCGAGCGGTCGAGCGCGAAGCGATTCTGTTCGAGCAGGTCATCGCTCGTGTTGCGGAGAGGATGCAGCCGCTGCTGGCCCTGGCCGACGCGCTGGGAAGGCTCGATGTACTCGCGGGGATGGCGGAGTTCGCTTCCCAGCGCCGGTGCGTTCAACCGGAAATCGTCGAAGGCAACACGTTGGACATTCGCGACGGACGCCACCCCGTTCTCGATCAGACCCTCGGCGACGCCTTCGTGCCCAACGACACGCTACTGGCCGATCCCGACGCCCGCCTCTTCGTCATCACCGGACCGAACATGGCCGGCAAGAGCACCTACATCCGCCAGGTCGCGCTGCTCACGCTGCTCGCCCAGATCGGCGCCTTTGTCCCGGCGCGATCCATGCGTTTCTCGCTGGCCGATCGTCTCTTCGCACGCGTCGGCGCCTCCGACGAGATCATGCGCGGGCAGTCCACGTTCATGGTCGAGATGACCGAGGCCGCCAACATCCTGCACCACGCCACGTCGCGTTCGCTGGTGGTGCTCGACGAACTCGGCCGGGGCACAAGCACCTTCGACGGGCTCGCCCTCGCCTGGGCCATTACGGAGCACCTGGCCAACGCCGTCCGCTGCCGGTGCCTCATCGCCACGCACTACCACGAAATGACCGAGCTTGCCGAGCTGCTCTCCGGCGTGAAGAACTACAACGTTGCCGTTCGCGAGCTGCCCGCGGAGCGCGGCCGGGAGTCCGGCATCGTCTTCCTTCATCGCATCGTCGAAGGCGGCGCCAGCCAGAGCTACGGGCTGCACGTCGCTCGTCTGGCCGGCATTCCCCGCGAGGTCGTCTCGCGCGGTCGGGAAGTGCTCGACGAACTCCAGCGCGGGTTTGAGCGCGAGTCGCGCACGCCTCAGCTTTCCCGTGGACGATCGCGCGAGGACGATCAGATGATGCTCTTTCGCGACCCGGCCGAGGAGCTCGCCAGGGAACTCGACGCGGTCGATCCCGACCGGATCACGCCGCTGGAAGCCCTGCGGCGCATTCAGGAGTGGAAGGAGCGGCTGAGGAGGCCGAGTTCGCAATGA
- a CDS encoding ABC transporter permease translates to MLRRLLAGAATVACVYALTFVMVVALPGNPFQQGQRKLAPEVVEALRARYSMDNTWLYFWQYLSGALHLDFGPTFMYPDWTCNEIIAQALPVSATLGLLAVIIAVQVGVPLGVWSAVRRHGWPDAMTTALVLLGISIPTFVTGSMLLIIFGVYLKIAPVGGWGTLAHLPLPAITLALPFIAYIARLTRVGMLDVLASDYIRTAVAKGCTPRTVIWDHALRAALLPVLSYLGPATAQAMTGSFVVEKVFGVPGLGQHFVNAALNRDTGLILATVLVFSTLLVLLNLLIDLLYARLDPRIKEAV, encoded by the coding sequence GTGCTTCGACGACTCCTGGCCGGCGCCGCAACCGTCGCCTGCGTCTACGCCCTCACCTTCGTGATGGTCGTGGCCCTGCCCGGCAACCCCTTCCAGCAAGGCCAGCGAAAACTCGCTCCGGAAGTCGTCGAAGCCCTCCGCGCCCGCTACAGCATGGACAATACCTGGCTCTACTTCTGGCAATACCTCTCCGGTGCCCTGCACCTCGACTTCGGCCCGACCTTCATGTACCCCGACTGGACCTGCAACGAGATCATCGCCCAGGCCCTGCCCGTCTCCGCCACGCTGGGACTGCTGGCCGTCATCATCGCCGTGCAGGTCGGCGTGCCGCTCGGCGTATGGAGCGCCGTCCGCCGCCACGGCTGGCCCGATGCCATGACCACGGCACTCGTCCTCCTGGGCATTTCCATCCCCACGTTCGTCACCGGATCAATGCTCCTGATCATCTTCGGCGTGTACCTCAAGATCGCTCCCGTCGGCGGATGGGGCACGCTCGCCCACCTGCCCCTCCCCGCGATCACCCTCGCCCTGCCCTTCATCGCCTACATCGCCCGCCTCACCCGCGTGGGCATGCTCGACGTGCTCGCCTCCGACTACATCCGCACGGCCGTCGCCAAGGGCTGCACACCGCGCACCGTGATCTGGGACCACGCTCTGCGCGCCGCGCTTCTGCCCGTGCTCAGCTACCTCGGCCCCGCAACGGCCCAGGCCATGACCGGCTCGTTCGTCGTCGAGAAGGTCTTCGGCGTCCCCGGACTCGGACAGCACTTCGTCAACGCCGCCCTCAACCGCGACACCGGCCTCATCCTCGCCACGGTGCTGGTCTTCTCCACCCTGCTCGTCCTGCTCAACCTGCTGATCGACCTGCTCTATGCCCGGCTCGATCCGCGCATCAAGGAGGCCGTGTGA
- a CDS encoding DUF2442 domain-containing protein: protein MRDVTEVKCLGGHRLELRFDNDERREIDIGEFVSFDGVFELLRDPTYFRRVAVNADLGTIVWPNGADLCPDVLYAKSTPVKGNGSRSGS from the coding sequence ATGCGCGACGTAACGGAGGTCAAATGCCTCGGCGGTCATCGCCTCGAGCTCCGCTTCGACAACGACGAGCGACGTGAAATCGACATCGGCGAATTTGTGTCCTTCGACGGCGTGTTTGAATTGCTCCGCGATCCCACTTATTTCCGTCGCGTGGCCGTGAACGCCGACCTCGGAACGATCGTCTGGCCCAACGGCGCCGACCTCTGCCCGGACGTGCTCTACGCGAAATCTACCCCGGTCAAGGGAAACGGCAGCCGTTCCGGGTCGTAA